A stretch of Flavobacterium sp. N1994 DNA encodes these proteins:
- the hemH gene encoding ferrochelatase, producing MKGVLLVNLGSPESPTAKDVKPYLDEFLMDKYVIDVPFLLRALLVRGIILQTRPKKSAEAYSRIWTSEGSPLIVISKKMHKKVAAKVDIPVALAMRYGTITIQKGLQELKDKGVTEVMLLPLYPQHAMASTTTIVVLAEELRQKHFPEMTFTNVPAFYNKPDYIQALANSIKKHLDGFDYDHLLFSYHGIPKRHIRKTDVTKSHCKIDGSCCNTPSPAHEFCYRHQCYETTKQVVKLLGIPEGKYSQTFQSRLAGDKWLTPYTDVEINKMPEQGIKKLAVVTPAFVADCLETLEEIAMEANEQFLHHGGEEFMAVPCMNDEDEWCGVVANWITDWSK from the coding sequence ATGAAAGGAGTATTATTAGTTAATTTAGGTTCACCCGAAAGTCCAACAGCAAAAGATGTAAAGCCTTATTTAGATGAATTTTTAATGGATAAATACGTGATTGACGTACCATTTCTATTACGAGCTTTATTAGTTCGTGGCATCATTTTACAAACTCGACCTAAAAAATCGGCAGAAGCTTATTCGAGAATTTGGACTAGTGAAGGTTCTCCTTTGATAGTGATTTCGAAAAAAATGCATAAAAAAGTTGCGGCAAAAGTTGATATTCCTGTAGCTCTAGCGATGCGTTATGGCACGATAACTATTCAAAAAGGATTACAAGAATTGAAAGATAAAGGCGTTACCGAAGTAATGCTTTTGCCTTTGTATCCTCAACATGCTATGGCTTCAACCACAACTATCGTTGTTTTAGCTGAAGAATTGCGTCAAAAGCACTTCCCGGAAATGACTTTTACCAATGTGCCTGCGTTTTACAACAAACCCGACTACATTCAAGCATTAGCTAATTCGATAAAAAAGCATTTGGATGGATTTGATTACGACCATTTGTTATTTTCGTATCACGGAATTCCGAAACGCCATATTCGTAAAACGGATGTAACTAAATCTCATTGTAAAATTGATGGGTCTTGTTGCAACACCCCTTCTCCAGCACATGAGTTTTGCTATCGTCATCAATGTTATGAAACCACAAAACAAGTCGTGAAATTATTAGGAATTCCAGAAGGCAAATACAGTCAAACATTCCAATCTCGACTAGCAGGTGATAAATGGCTAACTCCTTACACCGATGTTGAAATCAATAAAATGCCCGAACAAGGGATTAAAAAATTAGCGGTTGTCACTCCAGCATTTGTTGCTGATTGTCTTGAAACTTTAGAAGAAATTGCCATGGAAGCCAACGAACAGTTTTTACATCATGGTGGTGAAGAATTTATGGCTGTTCCCTGTATGAATGATGAAGACGAATGGTGTGGTGTAGTTGCGAATTGGATTACCGATTGGAGTAAATAA
- a CDS encoding AraC family transcriptional regulator, translating to MGSQEIITIENDFTLIRFQNDENENFHVKKHIQQGLIQFHFGIKGKAKFVFNQGNYALDLKEEKSLLFYNPQKELPLDLELAPNSWVISVIISIQKFHSLFSSEADHIPFLSAENNDKKYYKEENISPSMAIVLSQMFHYTLNPSIKNLYYKGKGYELLSLYFNRNEDPNAEQCPFLIDEDNVMKIKKAKEIMIANMAEPPGLEELSEQVGLSLKKLKMGFKQIYGDTVYGFLFDYKMDYARRLLDSGSYNVNEVGLKIGYSTGSHFIAAFKKKFATTPKKYLMSINQNTA from the coding sequence ATGGGTTCTCAAGAAATAATAACAATTGAAAACGACTTTACCCTAATCCGGTTTCAAAACGATGAAAATGAAAACTTTCACGTGAAAAAACATATACAGCAAGGGCTAATTCAATTTCATTTTGGCATCAAAGGCAAGGCAAAATTTGTCTTCAATCAAGGAAATTATGCTTTAGATTTGAAAGAAGAAAAGTCTTTGTTATTCTACAATCCACAAAAAGAATTGCCTTTGGATTTAGAATTGGCGCCTAATTCTTGGGTGATTTCGGTCATAATTTCTATACAAAAATTCCATTCTTTATTTTCTTCTGAAGCAGACCATATTCCGTTCTTAAGTGCAGAAAACAACGATAAAAAATACTATAAAGAGGAAAATATCAGTCCGTCTATGGCTATTGTTTTGAGCCAAATGTTTCATTACACACTGAATCCTTCCATTAAAAATTTATATTATAAAGGAAAAGGATATGAATTATTGAGTTTGTATTTTAATCGAAATGAAGATCCAAACGCTGAGCAATGTCCGTTTTTAATAGACGAAGATAATGTGATGAAAATCAAAAAAGCCAAAGAAATCATGATTGCCAATATGGCTGAACCCCCTGGATTAGAAGAACTTTCCGAACAAGTTGGCCTAAGTTTGAAAAAACTAAAAATGGGTTTCAAACAAATTTATGGCGACACCGTTTACGGATTTCTATTTGATTACAAAATGGATTATGCCCGAAGATTGTTAGATTCAGGCTCTTATAATGTTAATGAAGTTGGATTAAAAATTGGTTACAGTACAGGAAGTCATTTTATTGCGGCCTTCAAGAAAAAGTTTGCCACCACTCCCAAAAAATATTTAATGTCCATCAATCAAAATACAGCATAG
- the hemA gene encoding glutamyl-tRNA reductase: MENFNMTKHTSFYAVGLSYKKADAEIRGKFSLDAKAKSTLLMQAEAEGIEALIVTSTCNRTEIYGFAKHPYELIKLLCENSQGSVPEFQEVAYIYKNQEAINHMFRVGTGLDSQILGDFEIISQIKIAFNESKSNGLVNSFMERLVNSVIQASKKIKTDTEISSGATSVSFASVQYIIKNVEDIANKNILLFGTGKIGRNTCENLVKHTKHEQITLINRTKDKAEKLAQKLDLVVKDYADLQLELQKADVVVVATGAQNPTIDKTILNLKKPLLILDLSIPKNVNENVQEMDGVTLIHLDHLSQITDETLENRKLHIPAAEAIIEDIKEEFMAWTKNRKFAPTIQALKEKLNSIKEGELNVQRKKLSNFDEEQAELISNRIIQKITNHFVNHLKDGDSIDEGIEWIEKVFQLEQEKSFF; the protein is encoded by the coding sequence ATGGAAAATTTTAATATGACGAAACACACCTCTTTTTACGCCGTTGGATTAAGTTATAAAAAAGCAGATGCTGAAATTAGAGGGAAGTTCAGTCTAGATGCTAAAGCGAAATCAACTTTACTGATGCAAGCCGAAGCAGAAGGTATTGAAGCCTTAATAGTTACATCAACTTGTAACCGTACCGAAATATATGGCTTTGCTAAGCATCCTTATGAGTTAATTAAACTACTTTGTGAAAACAGTCAAGGTTCAGTTCCGGAATTCCAGGAAGTGGCCTATATCTATAAAAATCAAGAAGCTATTAATCATATGTTCCGTGTAGGAACTGGTTTAGATAGTCAAATTCTTGGGGACTTTGAAATCATTAGTCAAATCAAAATAGCTTTTAACGAGAGTAAATCAAACGGACTCGTAAATTCTTTCATGGAAAGATTAGTAAATTCTGTAATTCAAGCTAGTAAAAAAATCAAAACAGATACTGAAATTTCTTCTGGAGCAACTTCGGTTTCATTTGCTTCAGTTCAATACATTATCAAAAACGTTGAAGATATTGCCAATAAAAATATTCTTCTTTTTGGCACCGGCAAAATAGGAAGAAACACTTGTGAAAATTTAGTAAAACATACCAAACACGAGCAAATCACCTTAATCAACAGAACTAAAGATAAAGCTGAAAAATTGGCTCAGAAATTAGATTTAGTGGTAAAAGATTATGCCGATCTACAGTTAGAATTGCAAAAAGCGGATGTGGTCGTTGTTGCTACTGGGGCTCAAAATCCAACTATCGACAAAACGATTTTAAACCTGAAAAAACCTTTGCTGATTTTAGATTTATCAATTCCAAAAAATGTAAATGAAAATGTTCAGGAAATGGATGGAGTAACTTTGATTCATTTAGACCATCTATCTCAAATCACAGATGAGACATTAGAAAACAGAAAATTGCATATTCCAGCCGCTGAAGCCATCATTGAAGATATCAAAGAAGAGTTCATGGCTTGGACTAAAAACAGAAAATTTGCTCCAACCATTCAAGCACTAAAGGAGAAATTAAATTCAATTAAAGAAGGTGAATTAAATGTTCAAAGAAAAAAATTATCCAACTTTGACGAAGAGCAAGCTGAATTAATCAGCAATAGAATCATCCAAAAAATCACGAATCATTTTGTCAATCATCTGAAAGATGGCGACTCTATTGATGAAGGCATTGAATGGATTGAAAAAGTATTCCAATTAGAACAAGAAAAATCATTCTTTTAA
- the hemC gene encoding hydroxymethylbilane synthase, which produces MADKTIRIGTRDSELALWQAHTVQKKLQDLGYKTEIIAVKSDGDIILDKPLYELGITGIFTKTLDIAMISGKVDIAVHSMKDVPTALPKGIVQAAVLERANVLDILVHKGITDFLNSEATIATGSLRRQAQWWHKYPNHTVVDLRGNVNTRMQKLKDNDWKGAVFAAAGLERINLKPDSFINLDWMIPAPAQGAMVIVAMENDTFTIDAVSQLNDIETEICTYIERQFLRILEGGCTAPIGALAKYNEEEDTIDFKGVLLSIDGKQKLEVDKKVDITEWKKLGFNSAQEILENGGAELMTKIKNELKK; this is translated from the coding sequence GTGGCAGATAAAACCATACGCATAGGAACCCGCGATAGCGAATTGGCACTTTGGCAAGCACATACGGTTCAAAAGAAACTTCAAGATTTAGGATACAAAACGGAAATTATCGCTGTTAAATCAGATGGTGATATTATTTTGGACAAGCCACTTTACGAACTCGGAATCACCGGAATTTTTACAAAGACTTTAGATATTGCTATGATCAGCGGAAAAGTTGATATAGCGGTACATTCCATGAAAGATGTTCCTACAGCATTGCCAAAAGGAATTGTTCAAGCTGCCGTTTTAGAACGCGCCAATGTCTTGGATATTTTAGTTCACAAAGGAATAACTGATTTCCTCAATTCCGAAGCAACCATCGCTACCGGAAGTTTACGTCGTCAGGCACAATGGTGGCATAAATACCCAAACCATACGGTTGTCGATTTACGTGGAAACGTGAATACCCGAATGCAAAAACTGAAAGATAACGATTGGAAAGGAGCCGTTTTTGCTGCTGCTGGTTTGGAAAGAATTAACCTGAAACCAGATAGTTTTATCAATTTAGATTGGATGATACCAGCACCTGCCCAAGGAGCAATGGTTATTGTTGCTATGGAAAACGATACGTTTACCATCGATGCTGTTTCGCAACTTAATGATATTGAAACTGAAATTTGCACTTACATTGAGCGGCAGTTTTTAAGAATACTTGAAGGTGGATGTACAGCGCCTATCGGAGCATTAGCAAAATATAACGAAGAGGAAGATACGATAGATTTTAAAGGAGTTTTGTTATCCATTGACGGAAAACAAAAATTGGAAGTAGATAAAAAAGTGGATATTACTGAGTGGAAAAAATTAGGATTTAATTCGGCTCAGGAAATTTTAGAAAACGGAGGTGCCGAGTTGATGACAAAAATCAAAAATGAATTGAAAAAGTAA
- a CDS encoding uroporphyrinogen-III synthase has product MQNPIRIVSTKKLSDKQKQQLLSANFSVSDEDFISIQNKDFEIDSINEYLIFTSQNAVESVLRNEKITDIKTKKCFCVGEKTKGLLEQNNFEVLVYSDYASELASIICNQYSKNSFTFFCGNIRRDVLPDALQLAQIKLDEVMVYETILTSHKIDFLVNGILFFSPSGVESYLEKNKMDDEICFCIGNTTAEALKYVTPNIIIANQPTAESNVMKCIEYYRQ; this is encoded by the coding sequence ATGCAAAATCCAATTCGCATAGTGTCAACAAAAAAGCTTTCTGATAAACAAAAGCAACAATTGTTGAGTGCGAATTTTTCCGTATCGGATGAGGATTTTATCAGTATTCAAAACAAGGATTTCGAAATAGATTCAATTAATGAGTATTTAATTTTCACTAGTCAAAATGCAGTTGAAAGCGTTCTTAGAAATGAAAAAATAACAGACATTAAAACAAAAAAATGTTTTTGTGTTGGCGAAAAAACAAAAGGATTATTAGAGCAAAATAATTTTGAAGTTCTAGTATATTCCGATTATGCATCTGAATTGGCATCAATAATTTGTAACCAATATTCAAAAAATAGTTTTACATTTTTTTGTGGAAACATTCGAAGAGATGTTTTGCCTGACGCTTTGCAATTAGCCCAGATAAAGTTGGATGAAGTTATGGTTTATGAAACAATTTTGACTTCACATAAAATCGATTTTTTAGTTAATGGGATTTTGTTTTTCAGTCCATCTGGAGTAGAAAGTTATTTAGAAAAAAATAAAATGGATGATGAAATATGCTTTTGCATTGGTAACACAACAGCTGAAGCTTTAAAATATGTAACCCCCAATATTATCATTGCCAACCAACCAACAGCGGAAAGTAATGTAATGAAATGTATAGAATATTATAGACAATAA
- the hemE gene encoding uroporphyrinogen decarboxylase: MIKNDLFLRALNNETVERPPVWMMRQAGRYLPEFRALRDKYDFFTRCETPELAAEITVQPIRIVKPDAAILFSDILVVPRAMGIHVELKDNLGPIIPNPIRTMEQVNQVFVPDVNETLGYVFDAIKLTKEMLNDEVPLIGFAGSPWTIFCYAVEGKGSKSFDTAKGFCFSNPVAAHTLLQKITDTTILYLKEKVKAGCNAIQIFDSWGGMLSPVDYQEFSWKYINQIVDALAEDTKVIVFGKGCWFALNDMAKSKASALGVDWTCSARNARYLSGGRITLQGNFDPSRLLSPIPTIKKMVHEMIDEFGKDSYIVNLGHGILPNIPVDHAKAFVEAVKEYNQ, translated from the coding sequence ATGATTAAAAACGACCTTTTTTTAAGAGCCTTAAATAACGAAACGGTAGAACGTCCTCCAGTGTGGATGATGCGTCAAGCTGGAAGATATTTACCTGAATTTAGAGCTTTACGCGACAAATATGATTTCTTCACCCGTTGTGAAACCCCAGAATTAGCAGCAGAAATTACAGTGCAACCCATCCGAATTGTAAAACCAGATGCAGCTATTTTATTTTCGGATATTTTGGTTGTACCTCGTGCCATGGGAATTCACGTAGAATTAAAAGACAATTTGGGACCTATTATTCCCAATCCAATTCGTACTATGGAACAAGTCAATCAGGTTTTTGTTCCCGATGTTAATGAAACTTTAGGCTACGTTTTTGATGCTATCAAATTAACCAAGGAAATGCTCAACGATGAGGTTCCGCTTATTGGTTTTGCTGGTTCGCCATGGACGATTTTTTGTTACGCTGTAGAAGGGAAGGGTTCTAAAAGTTTTGATACCGCCAAAGGATTTTGTTTTTCTAATCCAGTTGCAGCGCATACTTTATTACAAAAAATCACTGATACCACTATTTTATATTTAAAAGAAAAAGTAAAAGCAGGTTGCAATGCAATACAGATTTTTGACTCTTGGGGAGGAATGCTTTCGCCAGTAGATTATCAAGAATTTTCATGGAAATACATCAATCAAATTGTAGATGCCTTAGCGGAAGACACTAAAGTAATCGTATTCGGAAAAGGATGTTGGTTTGCCTTGAATGATATGGCCAAATCAAAAGCTTCTGCATTAGGAGTGGATTGGACTTGTTCAGCAAGAAATGCTCGTTATTTATCTGGAGGAAGAATCACTTTACAAGGAAATTTCGACCCAAGTCGTTTGCTTTCTCCAATTCCAACCATCAAAAAAATGGTACACGAAATGATAGACGAATTCGGGAAAGATAGCTATATAGTAAATCTTGGCCACGGAATTTTACCTAACATTCCTGTGGATCACGCCAAAGCTTTTGTGGAAGCAGTGAAAGAATATAATCAGTAG
- the hemF gene encoding oxygen-dependent coproporphyrinogen oxidase, which translates to MKDKFYKYILQLQDQITSKLEAVDGVAKFREDIWERPEGGGGRTRVIENGKVFEKGGVNISAVHGKLPEAMQKMFNVGEADFFACGLSLVIHPKSPMVPTVHANWRYFEMYDDAGNVINSWFGGGQDLTPYYLFEEDAIHFHQTCKTACDKHNSEFYPKYKKQCDGYFWNAHRNEARGIGGLFFDYCKETETMKMEDWFNFITEVGNSFCDAYVPIVEKRKELTYTEGQRTWQEIRRGRYVEFNLVHDKGTLFGLKTNGRIESILMSLPPHVQWVYDHHAEPNSEEEKLIKVLEKPMEWI; encoded by the coding sequence ATGAAAGACAAGTTTTATAAATACATACTACAACTACAAGACCAAATCACTTCCAAACTAGAAGCAGTTGATGGCGTGGCTAAATTTCGTGAAGATATTTGGGAACGACCTGAAGGTGGCGGAGGAAGAACGCGCGTTATCGAAAACGGAAAAGTTTTTGAAAAAGGAGGCGTAAACATTTCAGCGGTTCACGGAAAATTACCCGAAGCTATGCAGAAAATGTTCAACGTTGGCGAAGCTGATTTTTTTGCGTGTGGATTAAGCTTGGTCATTCATCCTAAAAGCCCAATGGTGCCAACGGTTCATGCCAACTGGCGTTACTTTGAAATGTATGATGACGCTGGAAATGTAATCAATTCGTGGTTTGGCGGTGGACAAGATTTAACGCCCTACTATTTGTTTGAAGAAGATGCCATTCACTTTCATCAAACCTGCAAGACAGCATGTGACAAGCATAATTCTGAGTTTTATCCAAAATATAAAAAACAATGCGATGGATATTTCTGGAATGCACATCGCAATGAAGCCCGTGGAATAGGTGGATTGTTTTTTGATTATTGCAAAGAAACCGAAACCATGAAAATGGAAGATTGGTTCAATTTTATAACGGAAGTTGGTAATAGTTTTTGTGATGCATATGTTCCCATTGTAGAAAAAAGAAAAGAACTCACTTATACCGAAGGTCAAAGAACTTGGCAGGAAATCCGAAGAGGACGTTACGTCGAATTTAATTTGGTACACGATAAAGGCACTTTATTCGGATTAAAAACTAATGGAAGAATTGAATCCATTTTGATGAGTTTACCACCACACGTGCAATGGGTTTATGACCATCATGCAGAACCAAATAGCGAAGAAGAAAAATTAATTAAAGTCTTAGAAAAACCAATGGAATGGATATAA